A single window of Chitinophaga sp. XS-30 DNA harbors:
- a CDS encoding sialidase family protein, giving the protein MKKWTVFAALAVSVTACRPAGFSGGPELVLSDTAYDASCAYMTRNAQGALVLSWVESAPGAETGTFHYAVSADNGQTFSAAKEVATATGIQPHAENLPKIIFRPDGEVIVMFGVQSNDPRNKYAGKVLYTSSPNGGASWQPAVPLVTDTAGYDQRYFDMALLPSGEAAVIWLDNRKHHQQEGSTLYMATTGERPGFRRERQIAQTVCQCCRTALYLDAQGSLHAAFRDIIHDTIRDMVHMVSADGGETFSPPRRISPDNWAINGCPHTGPAMVKNAEGLHFAWFTMGRGQGVFYCQSPDNGITYTKKESISALPTAKHPQLTALENGELVMVWDEAADTSSSRIGLLHKTGNGVTARSGFITPERTLAGYPVLKAAGERTVLVAYRKRKDDRGMICVQRVEL; this is encoded by the coding sequence ATGAAGAAATGGACGGTGTTTGCCGCTCTGGCTGTATCTGTAACGGCATGCAGGCCGGCGGGTTTTTCCGGCGGGCCAGAGCTGGTATTGTCCGATACGGCGTATGATGCGTCCTGCGCTTACATGACGCGGAATGCACAGGGAGCATTGGTGTTGAGCTGGGTAGAAAGCGCCCCCGGAGCAGAAACGGGAACATTTCATTATGCTGTTTCTGCTGACAACGGGCAAACATTTTCCGCTGCGAAGGAAGTGGCAACCGCTACCGGTATTCAGCCGCATGCGGAGAATCTGCCCAAGATCATTTTCCGGCCGGATGGGGAAGTGATCGTGATGTTCGGTGTGCAAAGCAATGACCCCCGGAATAAATACGCCGGCAAGGTACTGTACACAAGTTCCCCGAACGGGGGAGCAAGCTGGCAGCCCGCCGTTCCGCTGGTCACCGATACGGCGGGTTACGATCAGCGGTATTTTGACATGGCCCTGCTGCCCTCCGGCGAAGCCGCGGTGATCTGGCTGGATAACCGCAAGCATCATCAGCAGGAAGGCTCCACCCTGTACATGGCCACTACCGGCGAACGGCCGGGCTTCCGCCGCGAACGGCAGATCGCGCAGACCGTATGCCAGTGTTGCCGCACAGCGCTGTACCTGGATGCACAGGGATCGCTGCATGCCGCTTTCCGGGATATTATCCACGACACGATCCGGGATATGGTGCATATGGTATCGGCAGACGGCGGCGAAACTTTCTCACCGCCCCGGCGCATCAGTCCCGATAACTGGGCGATCAACGGCTGCCCGCATACCGGGCCGGCAATGGTAAAGAATGCTGAAGGCCTTCATTTTGCCTGGTTCACCATGGGAAGAGGGCAGGGTGTTTTCTATTGCCAGTCGCCTGATAACGGCATTACCTATACGAAAAAAGAAAGTATCAGCGCACTGCCCACAGCAAAACATCCGCAACTGACCGCGCTGGAGAACGGAGAGCTGGTAATGGTATGGGATGAAGCAGCGGATACCTCGTCCAGCCGGATAGGCCTGTTGCATAAAACAGGGAACGGTGTAACGGCAAGATCAGGGTTTATTACGCCGGAGCGGACGCTTGCGGGGTATCCGGTGTTGAAGGCCGCGGGTGAAAGAACGGTGCTTGTAGCCTACAGGAAACGGAAGGATGACCGGGGGATGATCTGTGTGCAGCGGGTGGAGTTGTAG
- a CDS encoding SDR family NAD(P)-dependent oxidoreductase, with translation MQGKIALITGATAGFGEACATAFAAAGYHLVITGRREERLRELQQQLEQAHAVKVKPLVFDVRNRKATEQALGSLEEHWRQVDVLINNAGLALDLSPVDEGDPDDWDTMLDTNVKGLLYVSRAVMPWMKARKQGQIVNIGSTAAKTVYAKGNVYCASKAAVDALTQGMRIDLLPWNIKVTAIHPGAAETEFSLVRFKGDEARAKDVYKGFTPLSAKDVADVALYCCSLPPHVCINDLVLTPTAQANAYYIQR, from the coding sequence ATGCAAGGAAAAATAGCCCTTATCACCGGCGCAACGGCCGGTTTCGGAGAAGCTTGCGCCACCGCATTCGCAGCAGCAGGATATCATCTTGTTATCACCGGGCGCCGGGAAGAGCGGCTGCGGGAACTGCAACAGCAGCTGGAACAGGCCCATGCCGTCAAAGTAAAACCCCTGGTTTTTGATGTGCGTAACCGCAAAGCAACAGAGCAGGCGCTTGGCTCACTGGAAGAGCACTGGCGGCAGGTGGATGTGCTTATCAACAATGCCGGTCTGGCGCTGGACCTCTCCCCGGTTGACGAAGGCGATCCCGATGACTGGGATACGATGCTGGATACCAATGTAAAAGGGCTGCTCTACGTTTCCAGGGCTGTAATGCCCTGGATGAAGGCAAGAAAACAGGGGCAGATCGTAAATATCGGCTCCACCGCAGCCAAGACCGTGTACGCCAAAGGAAATGTGTACTGCGCCAGCAAAGCCGCCGTGGACGCGCTCACACAGGGGATGCGCATCGATCTGCTGCCCTGGAACATCAAGGTAACGGCCATACATCCCGGGGCCGCGGAAACCGAGTTCTCCCTTGTTCGCTTCAAAGGCGATGAAGCCCGTGCAAAAGATGTGTACAAAGGTTTTACGCCGCTCAGCGCAAAAGACGTGGCGGATGTGGCCCTGTACTGCTGCTCCCTGCCGCCACACGTCTGCATCAACGACCTGGTGCTGACCCCAACGGCACAAGCCAACGCCTATTACATCCAGCGATAA